The Deltaproteobacteria bacterium sequence CTCTGGATCGGGCTCTCTGGCCTTCTGCTCCTGCTGATAGCGGGCACCTTGCTCATGCTGGGCACCACTGATGACGAGACCGGCAGCAAATCTTCCAGCGCCCGGACCGCGGAAGAACAGGAGGCCGGCCGCGGCCCTGCCAGCCGCTCCAGCCGTGGCCCTGCCTATCGCGGCGAACTTCCGGGGGGGGCCCGGCCGGGAGGTTTTTCAGCAACTGGTCCAGCAGAAACCGATGCCCGGATGGTCTACGAGACTGCCATGCAGACGTGCCAGACCGTCGTTCAGAATGAACGGTCGGCATTCGTCCCCGACTGCAATCTTGAAAATGCGATTCGCCCCCGCGGAGACATGGCCAGCGCGAGCGTGGCCATCCAGCGCGCGTTAGATCTGCATCCGGACAGTGCAGATGCCCAGCGGTGCAAGGGGGAACTGCTCCGACTGCAGGGCGACATCAATGGCGCCACCGGCCTGCTGGAAGAATCTGCGCGGAGCAACCCCTCGGATCCCGCCACGTTCCAGAGCCTTGGGGAGGCGCTTTCAAAACAGGGCCGCACCGATGAGGCGCTGGATGCATTCCGCCGGGCAGCCCGTCTGGATTCCCGAAACCCCGAGCCGGAGCTGGCCCAGGCGCGGCTGCTTCAAATGCTGCGTCAGCATGCGGAGGCCGAAGAAGCCTTCCAGAGGGCGCTGGATCTCGATCCCGAATCGGCCGAGGCACTAAACGGATTGGCCGCCATCTCCATGGCAGGTGGCAAGCCCCAGGTCGCACTGGATTACCTCTTCAAGGCAATAGACGCGAAGCCCGACAACCCCGATGCCTACAGCAATATCCGTAAACATGGACTTTACGCTCCGGCACGAAGACGGCTGGATACGCTTGCAACCCTGCTTCGTGAGGCCGCCGCCAAAAACCCCGGCGATGCAGATGCCCAGCATCGCCTCGGACGGGTTCTTCTTGTCCAGGATAAACGCGAAGAAGCGGTAGCCCATCTCAGGAAATCTGTTGAGCTGGCTCCAAACTTCGCCTGTGCATATGTAAATCTCGGTTCCGCCTTGCTCGCTGCCGGCAAATCCGGCGATGCCATGGAGATATATCGCAAGGCGGCCGAGATGGATCCCTCCATCGCCGAAC is a genomic window containing:
- a CDS encoding tetratricopeptide repeat protein; translated protein: MNTRILWIGLSGLLLLLIAGTLLMLGTTDDETGSKSSSARTAEEQEAGRGPASRSSRGPAYRGELPGGARPGGFSATGPAETDARMVYETAMQTCQTVVQNERSAFVPDCNLENAIRPRGDMASASVAIQRALDLHPDSADAQRCKGELLRLQGDINGATGLLEESARSNPSDPATFQSLGEALSKQGRTDEALDAFRRAARLDSRNPEPELAQARLLQMLRQHAEAEEAFQRALDLDPESAEALNGLAAISMAGGKPQVALDYLFKAIDAKPDNPDAYSNIRKHGLYAPARRRLDTLATLLREAAAKNPGDADAQHRLGRVLLVQDKREEAVAHLRKSVELAPNFACAYVNLGSALLAAGKSGDAMEIYRKAAEMDPSIAERYPEMQRMLTHQETREDKLAEARRKAEASPGDPAIQNELGLALRAAGKFDEAMDAFRKAVELDPKNIGAQNNLGNALLSKGKFADAEAAFRAAIEADPRNVEALANLGKTYNILGKRAEAEEAFRNALNNDPTNGSALAGLADAQRASGKLGDAVESYRAAIQNNANDLSSRFNLGNTLDQMGNFNEAVREWNSLIEKHPNFAEGYSALGQSLEKQGNYREAIDAYRRAIELRPSNPYNYRNLGSALAGQGQTAEAREMFERYVKFAPNETAETQRRREVERILGGGQ